The nucleotide sequence tgcttatcatgataagcttGCTTGTGTTTCATTAGCACAAGTGcttaaataagctatttttatttggaTAACTTATAGCCCAAGCGCTTGTCTTTAATCTTTTTTTGAAGTAATGCAATTGTCATGATAAGTCCTTATGTATAAgcttacataagctatttttatagcaaATGATTGaacaaagttaaattgtttttgtatatgctataagttgttttcataagctatcttcgagaacttaatgaaataatgaaaataagctgaaaaaagcttatgaaaaatgtcataagctattttcaaaagttttccaAACAGTCTAACAAAACTTATGTCAGTTatagctcaaataagccaatccaaacaagcCCTAGACGAGGCTTGAAAAAAGAACTACTAGTTCATTGTATCATAGATGTATTTTTAACACATGTTTTTTGCATtctatttgcattttttttttgcatactTAATCCTGTTTTTCTTTTGCAGCTTATTTCCTGGAGGCATATCGTCCAGTTAGGAAGGGAGATATGTTCCTTGTGAGAGGGGGGATGAGAAGTGTGGAATTCAAGGTTATCGAGTGTGACCCTGCTGAGTATTGTGTTGTTGCACCTGACACTGAGATTTTCTGTGAAGGAGAGCCTGTTAAAAGGGAAGATGAGGATCGTTTAGATGAGGTTGGTTATGATGATGTTGGTGGTGTTAGAAAGCAGATGGCTCAGATTCGGGAACTGGTGGAACTGCCATTGAGGCATCCACAATTATTCAAGTCTATTGGTGTGAAGCCACCAAAAGGGATTTTGTTGTATGGACCCCCTGGATCTGGTAAGACTTTAATTGCACGAGCTGTTGCAAATGAAACTGGTGCTTTCTTTTTCTGTATCAATGGTCCTGAGATCATGTCAAAGCTGGCTGGTGAGAGTGAAAGTAATCTGAGGAAGGCATTCGAAGAAGCTGAGAAGAATGCACCCTCAATCATCTTCATTGATGAGATAGACTCCATTGCTCCAAAGAGGGAGAAGACTAATGGTGAAGTTGAGCGAAGAATTGTTTCCCAGCTCTTGACCCTCATGGATGGGCTTAAATCCCGTGCACATGTAATTGTTATGGGAGCAACAAATCGTCCCAATAGCATCGACCCTGCTCTTCGGAGGTTTGGAAGGTTTGATCGGGAGATTGATATTGGTGTACCAGATGAAGTTGGACGTCTTGAGGTTCTCCGCATCCATACAAAAAATATGAAGCTTGCAGAAGATGTGAGTTTGAATTCTTCCCCCCAAGTTGTGTTATTTATCTAGACATTCTGTAATCTGAAAagtttttctattatttaattTGCAGGTTGATTTAGAAAAGATTGCTAAGGAAACCCATGGTTATGTTGGTGCTGATTTAGCTGCTTTGTGTACTGAGGCTGCACTTCAGTGCATCAGAGAGAAAATGGATGTGATTGACCTAGAAGATGAAACCATTGATGCTGAGATACTTAACTCAATGGCGGTCACAAATGAACATTTCAGTACCGCACTTGGATCAAGCAATCCTTCTGCTCTCCGTGAAACAGTAAGTATTGTAGCATCTTCGTTTTGTATGCCAATACTAAACTTGCCGTCTTCTTGGTTTCCCTCCATTGCTAATTAATCGTTATGATTACATTTTCCAAACTTTGTAACTCCATCTTTGCTAATGAACCAGGTTGTTGAAGTGCCCAATGTCAGCTGGGAAGATATTGGTGGTCTTGAAAATGTTAAGCGAGAACTCCAGGAGGTAACTCAAGCTCTTGCATTGAATTGTATTGCTTGTTTCTTCTCATCAGCTTCTGGGTTTTAATACTGTTTCTCTCTTTTGCAGACTGTTCAATATCCAGTGGAACACCCTGAGAAATTTGAGAAGTTTGGGATGTCACCTTCAAAGGGAGTTCTGTTCTATGGTCCTCCTGGTTGTGGTAAAACCCTTTTGGCCAAAGCTATTGCCAATGAATGTCAAGCAAACTTCATTAGTATCAAAGGTCCCGAGCTGCTCACAATGTGGTTTGGAGAAAGTGAGGCTAATGTGAGGGAAATTTTTGACAAAGCTCGTGGTTCTGCTCCATGTGTCCTTTTCTTTGATGAACTTGATTCTATTGCAACTCAGGTTTGTACCATATCGAGCCATGATTAGATTATCAAATAAAGTTTATGGAGCTCTAAAACATTATGTGCTCATGACGAGAAAATTTATCAGAAAAAATATACCATAGCGTGCTAATTAGTGTGCCTTTAAGCTCTTGTAATTTTTTCCTCAGTAACTgtgtttaatttaaatatgttgTGTGCCTTATCTTGCAGAGAGGTAGTAGTTCAGGAGATGCTGGTGGTGCTGCTGACAGGGTTTTGAATCAACTGCTTACAGAAATGGACGGAATGTCGGCAAAGAAAACTGTGTTTATCATTGGGGCCACTAATCGTCCTGACATTATAGACCCTGCTCTACTACGACCTGGACGGCTGGATCAGTTGATTTATATCCCCCTTCCAGACGAGGATTCCCGACATCAGATATTCAAAGCTGCCTTGAGAAAATCCCCCATTGCAAAGGATGTTGACATTAGAGCTCTTGCCAAGTACACTCAAGGCTTCAGTGGTGCTGATATTACTGAGATTTGCCAGCGTGCTTGCAAGTATGCTATAAGAGAAAACATCGAGAAGGTACATTTTAGGCCACCTTTTTTTTCATTCCCTATTGATTTATGTGCACTATTGACTTCTGTAGTACTTTTCTAATTGGATTCAGTgtgaacttaatttttttctccctaACTTCTCAGGACATTGAGAGAGAAAGGAGGAGAAGCGATAATCCTGAAGCTATGGAAGAGGATAATGAAGATGATGAGGTAGCTGAAATCAAAGCAGCACATTTTGAAGAATCGATGAAGTATGCACGAAGAAGTGTTAGTGATGCTGACATTCGCAAGTACCAAGCCTTTGCCCAAACTTTGCAGCAGTCAAGAGGGTTTGGATCTGAATTCAGATTTGCCGACACCAGTGCTGGTGGCACTACTGCTGCTGCAGCTGACCCTTTTGCAACTGCAAGTGCTGGCGGAGCTGATGAAGATGACCTCTACAGTTAGGTCTACAGTTTGCTATCTTTTATTTTGGAACTACAATGCTGCCTAATTTATGTaccttttgatttgtttttatggAATCTGGCTTCTGTTAGATTACTTCTATTTCATTGCTCCGTAAAAGATATTGGTACATCATTAGGTGCAATCCTTTCTAAACATTTGAAACAATTATTTGGTCAGCATATGGTCACGGGTTCTCAACTCTTTTGGGGTCGCTACAATTGTATTTCTGAGCGTACACATATTTAACAGCAATGATTCTAAATACCTTTAAGAATAAATTCAACCATTTGCATTTCTCATATTGCCTATTTCTTTATGCTCACATACGCCCGTGTACTTCCAATCACATTGGATCATTGGGGGTGAGAATTGAGAATGATTATGTAATGGAATGGAGTACTAATTATAAAAGGTTGTCCACGTTGTATTCATATCATTACCCTTTGTTTAATAACAGCTTTTTAATTTTCCCAACAATTATTTGATCCAAACAATTTTTCATAAGATCAGAATGTCAGCAAATTGCAGATcgttataattttgtaaatcttttttttaattttggttaCTATGGTtgtaaatcatttttgtttgattgttaAGTCTTAATGGCTAGAGTGGCTAGAGAAATTTaccttaaaggtgaataagtggggtgttaggggttcaaactccggttcatgcatatatatatgtattatcCCTTATCAAATGAGCTAAGTTCACTGGACACTATGGTTGAAAAACATCTCACTGTCCATATTTATATTCGATGTAAATTATCGGCTTACATTGTTTTGTGTGtggattatattttttatttttattgaagcactcaatattttatattagatCGTAGACTTAATGTTTTATTGAAGCACTCAATAATACTTCTATATATGTGAGGACGATAATATCTGTGCAATTTGAGACATTGTTCATGGTAtgatataaacataaaatatctAATACTTGAGGGTTGTTCATATAAATGGTCATATTTAAACATCAACATTCAACTAGCAACCCTCTTCAAAAAACCATTCAACTAGTAACAATGTGTATAAATTCTAGATGTCTTCTCTCCTCTTCCAAAATTAAGGACAACATGTTATCATTCATTATGTCAACAATGTCATTCTTTGAGGCCAATAAAGCCCTATCAAATAAACAATGCCATTCTTTGAGGCCAATAAACCCCATCTCAAGAAATGGATTGCCATTCTCAGGTGTAAAAGTACAGTTAATCTATTTTCTTTTAGGAGAGAGCAGAggcaaaaaaaacattttagatGAACAGGACTACATAAACCAttgtaaaaatcaaatttgaatttatCGAACAAAATCATTTATAGAAAATTTGAAGTTGAATAATTTACAGGGAgggaattcatttttttttttgagggaagggAGGGAATTCATGAATAGTTCAAACgacacaatttttttcaatatataagtTAGTTCGAATACCGAATTGAAAGATTACAGTTACTAAAAAACCTATATGTACATAAACGTAtgaaaaagcttcaacaaaGCACCAGTGGTCTAGTGGTAGAATAGTACCCTGCCACGGTACAgacccgggttcgattcccgg is from Medicago truncatula cultivar Jemalong A17 chromosome 1, MtrunA17r5.0-ANR, whole genome shotgun sequence and encodes:
- the LOC25483983 gene encoding cell division control protein 48 homolog E, which produces MANQPESSDSKGTKRDFSTAILERKKSPNRLVVDEAVNDDNSVVALHPDTMEKLQLFRGDTILIKGKKRKDTICIALADETCEEPKIRMNKVVRNNLRVRLGDVVSVHQCPDVKYGKRVHILPVDDTIEGVTGNLFDAYLKPYFLEAYRPVRKGDMFLVRGGMRSVEFKVIECDPAEYCVVAPDTEIFCEGEPVKREDEDRLDEVGYDDVGGVRKQMAQIRELVELPLRHPQLFKSIGVKPPKGILLYGPPGSGKTLIARAVANETGAFFFCINGPEIMSKLAGESESNLRKAFEEAEKNAPSIIFIDEIDSIAPKREKTNGEVERRIVSQLLTLMDGLKSRAHVIVMGATNRPNSIDPALRRFGRFDREIDIGVPDEVGRLEVLRIHTKNMKLAEDVDLEKIAKETHGYVGADLAALCTEAALQCIREKMDVIDLEDETIDAEILNSMAVTNEHFSTALGSSNPSALRETVVEVPNVSWEDIGGLENVKRELQETVQYPVEHPEKFEKFGMSPSKGVLFYGPPGCGKTLLAKAIANECQANFISIKGPELLTMWFGESEANVREIFDKARGSAPCVLFFDELDSIATQRGSSSGDAGGAADRVLNQLLTEMDGMSAKKTVFIIGATNRPDIIDPALLRPGRLDQLIYIPLPDEDSRHQIFKAALRKSPIAKDVDIRALAKYTQGFSGADITEICQRACKYAIRENIEKDIERERRRSDNPEAMEEDNEDDEVAEIKAAHFEESMKYARRSVSDADIRKYQAFAQTLQQSRGFGSEFRFADTSAGGTTAAAADPFATASAGGADEDDLYS